In Synechococcus sp. RS9909, one genomic interval encodes:
- a CDS encoding bifunctional cobalt-precorrin-7 (C(5))-methyltransferase/cobalt-precorrin-6B (C(15))-methyltransferase: MIEVIGTDAGAPASLAEPQQRLLREAHWIAAPRRLHSALTLWLGDHHPATLLASDSPLQLCNQLQALPSSTRAVVLASGDPLWFGIGRTLVERLGADRLRFQPAPSSLQLAFSRLGRPWQDAQWLSLHGRDPLALAQQLQQRPRALAVLTDPSRGGVEEVRTILRSSGLDTAYALWLFEALGHADERVQQLHPPDPSPSTLHPLHLVVLLAELPSAPPPERLPLFGLEDGLFLQHDDRPGLMTKREVRIQLLADLELPDRGVLWDLGAGTGSVGLEALRLRPDLQLLAIERRGGGAPLIEANAERLGVRPAAVLEGDALALLPDLPGPDRVLLGGGGRDRAALLQAVLTRLRPGGVVVIPLATLEALAELRPLLETADCRVTLSQLQSWRGQPLAGGTRLAPMNPVLILKGTKPPT, encoded by the coding sequence ATGATCGAGGTGATCGGCACCGACGCCGGCGCACCCGCCAGCCTGGCGGAGCCGCAACAGCGTCTGCTGCGAGAGGCGCACTGGATCGCGGCGCCGCGGCGTCTGCATTCGGCACTCACACTCTGGCTTGGCGATCACCACCCGGCGACGCTGCTCGCGAGCGATTCCCCTCTTCAGCTCTGCAACCAACTCCAGGCCCTGCCGTCCAGCACGCGGGCGGTGGTGCTCGCCAGCGGTGACCCCCTCTGGTTCGGCATCGGCCGCACCCTGGTGGAGCGCCTGGGCGCTGATCGGCTCCGCTTTCAACCGGCACCGAGCTCCCTGCAGCTGGCCTTCTCCCGGCTCGGCCGCCCCTGGCAGGACGCCCAATGGCTGAGCCTGCATGGGCGCGATCCCCTGGCGCTGGCGCAACAACTGCAGCAACGGCCCAGAGCCCTGGCGGTGCTCACCGACCCCAGCCGCGGCGGCGTGGAGGAGGTGAGAACGATCCTGCGCAGCAGTGGGCTGGACACCGCCTATGCGCTCTGGCTGTTCGAAGCCCTGGGGCACGCGGACGAGCGGGTGCAGCAGCTGCACCCCCCGGATCCCTCCCCCAGCACACTCCATCCCCTGCATCTGGTGGTGCTCCTGGCGGAGCTGCCCAGCGCCCCGCCACCGGAACGCCTGCCCCTTTTCGGCCTCGAGGACGGCCTCTTCCTGCAGCACGACGACCGCCCGGGGCTGATGACCAAACGGGAGGTGCGCATCCAGCTGCTCGCCGATCTGGAGCTGCCGGATCGCGGCGTGCTCTGGGACCTGGGGGCCGGCACCGGCAGTGTGGGCCTGGAAGCCCTGCGCCTCAGGCCAGACCTGCAGCTCCTGGCGATTGAACGACGGGGCGGCGGGGCGCCCTTGATCGAAGCCAATGCCGAGCGGCTGGGGGTGCGGCCAGCGGCTGTGCTGGAAGGCGATGCCCTTGCCCTGCTACCGGACTTGCCCGGCCCCGACCGCGTGCTGCTTGGTGGGGGAGGGCGCGATCGGGCCGCCCTGCTGCAGGCCGTGCTCACGCGTCTGCGGCCCGGTGGTGTGGTGGTGATCCCCCTGGCCACGCTCGAAGCCCTGGCCGAGCTCCGACCGCTCCTGGAAACGGCCGACTGCCGAGTGACCCTCAGTCAGCTGCAATCCTGGCGGGGTCAACCCCTCGCCGGGGGCACCCGCCTGGCACCGATGAATCCCGTGCTGATCCTCAAAGGCACCAAGCCCCCAACCTGA
- a CDS encoding DUF192 domain-containing protein, with the protein MELPPAQSPPQQLPLEARWCVADRRDACVLLEVADQPQEQRLGLMQRPALPPLRGMWFPFRPSRPLRFWMFNTIAPLDMVFVRDGQVLAIERDVPTCRAQPCPSYWADADGNGRADFADGVIELGAGEATRLGIRVGLPVRIESIAPVVAPRPSASTDVEE; encoded by the coding sequence ATGGAGCTGCCACCAGCCCAGTCGCCACCGCAGCAGCTGCCCTTGGAAGCGCGTTGGTGCGTGGCCGATCGTCGCGATGCCTGCGTGCTGCTTGAGGTGGCCGATCAGCCCCAGGAGCAACGCCTGGGGCTGATGCAGCGACCGGCCCTGCCGCCGCTCCGGGGGATGTGGTTCCCGTTCCGCCCCTCCAGGCCGCTGCGCTTCTGGATGTTCAACACGATTGCCCCGCTCGACATGGTGTTCGTGCGCGATGGCCAGGTGCTGGCGATTGAGCGCGATGTGCCCACCTGTCGGGCGCAACCTTGCCCGTCCTACTGGGCGGATGCGGATGGCAACGGCCGGGCTGATTTCGCCGATGGCGTGATCGAGCTCGGCGCTGGTGAGGCGACCCGGCTGGGCATCAGGGTCGGCCTGCCGGTGCGGATCGAGTCGATCGCTCCAGTTGTGGCGCCACGCCCGTCCGCCTCAACGGACGTCGAAGAATGA
- the thiS gene encoding sulfur carrier protein ThiS — protein sequence MPTLQLQVNGEPRLLSPAPANLAEVVEQLGHHPRLVVVEFNGLILTPDRWDSQTVRDGDRLEIVTIVGGGS from the coding sequence ATGCCCACGCTTCAACTACAGGTGAATGGGGAGCCACGCCTGCTCAGCCCAGCCCCGGCCAATCTTGCCGAGGTGGTCGAACAGCTGGGGCACCATCCCCGCTTGGTGGTGGTGGAATTCAACGGATTGATCCTCACCCCGGATCGCTGGGACAGCCAAACCGTCCGCGATGGCGACAGGTTGGAGATTGTCACCATCGTGGGTGGTGGTTCCTAG
- a CDS encoding DUF1517 domain-containing protein yields the protein MPNPRSQSPLHPWLQRGLSILMIPLLIISVLIIQPQVSEAASGGRIGGGSFRAPSMPRSGGLNRSYGGGYSRGYGGGIGFPFIIPIFGFGGGGLFGFLILMAIVGVLVNAFRGAGSGAGSGGGNAIGSDRVNTINPGPVSLIQVQVGLLASAKALQSDLRQLAATADTSQASGLQRVLQDTTLALLRQPELWVYANAECGSVPFRAAESTFNRLSMTERSKLRQELTSNVGGVRSTTGDLAQRGDADATSEYIVVTLLVASRRPMTIKQTENGEALREALRILGSTASSDLIALEVIWQPDGSGDVLSADELVTAYPNLQHL from the coding sequence ATGCCGAATCCCCGGAGCCAATCACCGCTGCATCCATGGCTGCAGCGTGGCCTGTCGATTCTGATGATCCCGCTGTTGATCATCAGCGTGTTGATCATCCAGCCCCAGGTGAGCGAAGCCGCCAGTGGCGGCCGCATCGGCGGCGGCAGTTTCCGGGCCCCATCGATGCCGCGCAGCGGTGGACTGAACCGCAGCTACGGCGGTGGCTACAGCCGCGGCTATGGAGGTGGCATCGGCTTTCCGTTCATCATCCCGATCTTCGGATTCGGCGGCGGCGGACTCTTCGGCTTCCTGATCCTGATGGCGATCGTGGGGGTGCTGGTGAATGCGTTCCGTGGCGCTGGCAGTGGCGCTGGCAGTGGCGGCGGCAATGCGATCGGCAGCGATCGGGTCAACACGATCAATCCAGGCCCCGTGAGCCTGATCCAGGTGCAGGTGGGGTTGCTGGCGAGTGCCAAAGCCCTGCAGAGCGACCTGCGCCAACTGGCCGCCACGGCCGACACGAGCCAGGCTTCCGGCCTGCAACGCGTGCTTCAAGACACCACCCTCGCCCTCCTGCGCCAGCCTGAGCTGTGGGTGTACGCCAATGCGGAATGCGGCAGCGTCCCCTTCCGTGCCGCAGAAAGCACTTTCAATCGGTTGTCGATGACCGAGCGCAGCAAACTGCGGCAGGAGCTCACCAGCAACGTGGGCGGCGTTCGTTCCACCACGGGAGACCTGGCCCAACGCGGTGATGCCGACGCCACCAGTGAATACATCGTCGTCACCCTGTTGGTGGCGAGCCGCCGTCCAATGACGATCAAGCAAACCGAGAATGGCGAAGCGTTGCGTGAAGCCCTGCGCATCCTCGGCTCCACGGCCTCCAGCGACCTGATCGCCCTGGAGGTGATCTGGCAACCCGACGGCAGTGGCGATGTGCTCAGCGCCGATGAACTGGTGACCGCTTATCCGAATCTGCAGCATCTCTGA
- a CDS encoding winged helix family transcriptional regulator: MTTGLLVLLVGSGAAVLAPRLEASGYQPLAWSAGAAAAMPARAETPVAAILALDQADRIPDLRARFGAMPILLDVENDSVEARELCLSAGADDFWLSSLGTSDLLQRLRLHRRIQARSGEQPSLLQVADLSVDPTCRQVRRGSRPVALTAREYALLMVLFDHRGEVLSREQILREVWNDEQGTSSNVIEVYVRYLRQKLEEGGEKRLIHTIRGRGYCLNDGMPQRERS; the protein is encoded by the coding sequence ATGACGACGGGACTGCTGGTGTTGCTTGTGGGCTCCGGCGCCGCCGTTCTGGCGCCGCGCCTGGAAGCTTCCGGGTATCAACCACTTGCCTGGTCGGCGGGAGCGGCTGCGGCCATGCCCGCCAGGGCTGAGACCCCGGTGGCAGCGATCCTGGCCCTGGATCAGGCGGATCGCATCCCTGATCTGCGCGCCCGCTTCGGAGCGATGCCGATCCTGCTGGATGTGGAGAACGACAGCGTTGAGGCGCGCGAGCTCTGCCTCAGTGCCGGAGCGGACGATTTCTGGCTCTCGTCCCTCGGTACCAGTGATCTGTTGCAACGGCTTCGCCTGCACCGCCGCATTCAGGCCCGCAGCGGAGAACAGCCCAGCCTGCTTCAGGTGGCTGATCTGAGCGTGGACCCCACCTGTCGTCAGGTCCGGCGCGGCAGTCGGCCGGTCGCGCTCACCGCTCGGGAGTATGCCCTGTTGATGGTCCTGTTCGATCACCGCGGTGAGGTGCTCAGCCGCGAGCAGATCCTGCGGGAGGTTTGGAACGACGAGCAGGGCACGTCCAGCAATGTGATCGAGGTGTATGTGCGTTATCTGCGCCAGAAACTGGAGGAGGGTGGCGAGAAACGCCTGATTCACACCATCCGCGGCCGCGGCTACTGCCTCAACGACGGCATGCCCCAACGCGAGCGTTCCTAG
- a CDS encoding bifunctional riboflavin kinase/FAD synthetase has product MIPLCSPQQARTPSALALGSFDGLHAGHRRVIDAVCGDPCGGLPSVVSFWPHPREVLHGEPRLRLDLPSEKVDLLEPLGIEQLVLVPFDQQLAGLQAEDFVDQVLLTTLQARHIAVGANFRFGRDRTGDTDTLRRLCERAGVRVSVLPILEDDGGRMSSSRIRAALGAGDLARASALLGRAYRFSGRVVRGRGLGRELGWPTANLQVDGRKFLPGLGVYAAWAFLQDKGERLPAVMNLGPQPTVDPTSPSAVEVHLLDTRLELEGRELTVEPVERLRGQQRFSGLEELSAQIGLDAQRARLRLQAPVG; this is encoded by the coding sequence TTGATCCCCCTCTGCTCACCCCAGCAGGCCCGCACGCCATCGGCCCTGGCCCTCGGCAGCTTTGATGGCCTCCATGCCGGCCATCGGCGCGTGATCGACGCCGTGTGTGGCGATCCCTGCGGCGGCCTGCCGAGCGTGGTGAGCTTCTGGCCCCACCCCCGCGAAGTGCTGCATGGCGAACCCCGCCTGCGGCTCGATCTGCCGTCGGAAAAGGTGGATCTGCTCGAACCGCTGGGGATCGAGCAACTGGTGCTGGTGCCCTTTGATCAGCAGCTGGCCGGGCTGCAGGCGGAAGATTTTGTCGATCAGGTGCTGCTGACGACCCTGCAGGCGCGCCACATCGCCGTCGGTGCCAATTTCCGCTTCGGACGCGACCGCACAGGCGACACCGACACCCTGCGCAGGTTGTGCGAACGCGCTGGCGTGCGGGTCAGCGTGCTGCCGATCCTGGAAGACGACGGCGGCCGGATGAGCAGCAGTCGCATCCGCGCGGCCCTCGGTGCCGGCGACCTGGCCAGGGCCAGCGCGTTGCTCGGGCGGGCCTATCGCTTCAGCGGACGGGTGGTGCGAGGGCGAGGCCTCGGCCGCGAGCTGGGTTGGCCGACGGCCAACCTGCAGGTGGATGGGCGCAAATTCCTGCCCGGCCTCGGGGTGTATGCCGCCTGGGCCTTCCTCCAGGACAAGGGCGAGCGTCTACCGGCGGTGATGAACCTCGGCCCCCAGCCCACAGTGGATCCCACCTCCCCCTCGGCCGTGGAGGTGCATCTGCTCGACACCCGCCTCGAACTGGAAGGGCGGGAGCTCACGGTGGAACCGGTGGAACGCCTGCGCGGGCAGCAGCGCTTCTCAGGGCTGGAGGAACTCAGCGCCCAGATCGGCCTCGATGCCCAACGGGCACGTCTTCGGCTTCAGGCGCCGGTGGGGTAA
- a CDS encoding thiamine phosphate synthase — translation MKSMLAAASGDQRVARLIDANLDRAREGLRVVEDWCRFGLDRQDLVIRLKDWRQRLGAHHHRAYKEARSTATDSGAGLAHPAQQKRDHAEQIVAANCGRIQEALRVLEEFGRDSNPELAATAAAIRYGIYDLEVTILQAGDHQERLRRLHESRLYLVTSPVPNLVAQVAAALQAGLSLVQYRAKEGHDLQRLEEARALADLCKRHQALFIVNDRIDLALLVDADGVHLGQEDLPTREARALIGPHRLLGRSTHQLEQLLTAQNEGCDYVGVGPVYATATKPDRSARGLHWVEEASRHASIPWFAIGGIDAGRLDAVRAAGAHRVAVVRAIMDATDAQAASHELLTALL, via the coding sequence ATGAAATCGATGCTTGCCGCTGCCTCCGGCGATCAGCGTGTGGCCCGGCTGATCGACGCCAACCTCGACCGGGCCCGCGAAGGACTGCGCGTCGTTGAAGACTGGTGCCGCTTCGGACTCGACCGGCAGGATCTGGTGATCCGCCTCAAGGATTGGCGTCAGCGACTCGGCGCCCACCACCACAGGGCCTACAAGGAAGCACGGTCCACCGCCACCGACAGCGGCGCCGGCCTCGCCCACCCCGCCCAGCAGAAGCGGGACCACGCGGAGCAGATCGTGGCCGCCAACTGCGGACGGATTCAGGAAGCCCTGCGGGTGCTCGAGGAATTCGGACGCGACAGCAACCCGGAGCTGGCGGCGACGGCCGCGGCAATCCGCTATGGCATCTACGACCTCGAGGTCACGATCCTGCAGGCTGGAGACCATCAGGAACGCCTGCGGCGCCTGCATGAGAGCCGGCTCTATCTGGTGACCTCACCGGTGCCGAACCTGGTGGCCCAGGTCGCTGCAGCCCTCCAGGCGGGCCTCTCCCTGGTGCAATACAGAGCGAAGGAAGGCCATGACCTGCAGCGGCTCGAGGAGGCACGCGCCCTGGCCGATCTCTGCAAACGGCATCAGGCCCTGTTCATCGTCAACGACCGGATTGATCTGGCCCTGCTGGTGGATGCCGATGGCGTGCACCTGGGCCAGGAGGATCTCCCCACACGGGAAGCGCGTGCCCTGATCGGCCCCCATCGCCTGCTGGGGCGCAGCACCCACCAGCTCGAGCAGCTGCTCACGGCCCAAAACGAAGGGTGCGACTACGTGGGCGTCGGTCCGGTGTATGCAACAGCCACCAAACCGGATCGCAGCGCACGCGGCCTGCACTGGGTGGAGGAAGCCAGTCGCCATGCCTCCATTCCCTGGTTCGCCATCGGCGGCATCGATGCCGGACGGCTCGACGCAGTGCGTGCGGCCGGCGCCCATCGGGTGGCGGTGGTGCGCGCAATCATGGACGCCACTGATGCCCAGGCGGCCAGCCACGAACTGCTCACGGCGCTGTTGTGA
- a CDS encoding DUF3611 family protein, producing MADRLDFQQLALGVRRMAWIRFWIQTALGVVVVGVLLFNNIGGSLARNSERALGLGPGLSLTTLSFFVLLFSLWQGWLTVRLGRALGSNARPSRGEASRLIKRGLLADLLGLVLASVGYQSLAGSLFVQASLQAPGFFGSPVGGTSARSLVGYPITSIEMLSVLSNTQVLFAHTIGLILSLWLLQRIYRT from the coding sequence ATGGCCGATCGCCTTGATTTCCAGCAGCTCGCCCTGGGCGTGCGCCGGATGGCCTGGATCCGGTTCTGGATTCAGACGGCCCTCGGCGTGGTGGTGGTGGGGGTGTTGCTGTTCAACAACATCGGCGGCAGCCTGGCGCGCAACTCCGAGCGGGCGCTGGGGCTCGGGCCCGGCCTCTCACTCACCACGCTCTCGTTCTTTGTGTTGTTGTTCAGCCTCTGGCAGGGCTGGCTAACCGTGCGCCTTGGCCGCGCCCTGGGCAGCAACGCCAGACCCAGTCGCGGCGAGGCGAGTCGCCTGATCAAGCGCGGCTTGCTGGCGGATCTGCTCGGCCTGGTGCTCGCCTCTGTGGGCTATCAGAGCCTGGCCGGCAGCCTGTTCGTGCAGGCGTCGCTCCAGGCCCCTGGCTTCTTCGGATCACCGGTGGGGGGAACCAGCGCTCGCAGCCTGGTGGGTTACCCGATCACCTCGATCGAGATGCTTTCGGTGTTGAGCAACACCCAGGTGTTGTTCGCCCACACCATTGGCCTGATCCTCTCTCTCTGGTTGCTGCAGCGGATCTACCGCACCTGA
- a CDS encoding DUF4114 domain-containing protein, whose product MRTTYAYFVDNLSATLEAGAIPTDVVPIGELSKGQRADLINDGRVVGMSCALNDRQFDGRNLWPLIAGLLPKSIDDNNRLQVADSILKAVLTYPGEFLSSAETRANSQGGYSIWAQDFEFAPGGLSQEEVNQVYAGVIAVLWAGRQVLGDAARIIPVPSSSLFKNLSNPDIATLLSSSGLLAPLQLSNLPLTNTQKGANGQWNVLSVLHHNGLIDGFLGQQYSSNNPDALPGSISTDTRAFDGQDNLPYAILSSIQQLQSTSLDGPPWSSHYDGAMPFQAGVYFPDAIPANFNPAKELIPQQDGLISSAIATLQDTPDDVLLDLRSLEPFQQLTVDVNASREADFQSQVGFYVVQDAEGAVVDPLSGALIRPGDAGYQQAALSPRNSVTPLQGLEAEDDGSSDRQDTLQGGALIAPVVEVLEPGQEAIYFAFAAANADGFNHFRRLGSNRIGMEDLPGGGDQDFNDLTMTFSFFDVR is encoded by the coding sequence ATGCGCACCACCTACGCCTATTTCGTTGACAACCTCAGCGCCACCCTCGAGGCGGGTGCGATCCCCACGGATGTGGTGCCGATCGGCGAGCTCAGCAAGGGTCAACGCGCTGATCTGATTAACGACGGGCGGGTGGTCGGCATGTCGTGCGCGCTGAACGATCGCCAGTTCGACGGACGGAACCTCTGGCCCCTGATTGCCGGTCTGTTGCCCAAGAGCATCGATGACAACAACCGCCTACAGGTGGCGGATTCGATTCTCAAGGCAGTGCTCACCTATCCGGGCGAATTTCTCAGCAGCGCGGAAACACGGGCCAATAGCCAAGGCGGCTACAGCATCTGGGCCCAGGATTTTGAATTTGCACCCGGAGGCCTCAGCCAGGAGGAGGTGAATCAGGTGTATGCCGGCGTGATCGCCGTGCTCTGGGCCGGTCGGCAGGTGCTGGGCGACGCGGCCAGGATCATCCCGGTTCCCTCCAGCAGCCTGTTCAAGAACCTGAGCAACCCCGACATCGCCACTCTGCTGAGCAGCTCCGGCCTGCTCGCCCCCCTGCAGTTATCCAACCTTCCCCTCACCAACACCCAGAAGGGAGCCAATGGCCAGTGGAACGTGCTCTCGGTGTTGCATCACAACGGCCTGATTGATGGCTTCCTTGGCCAGCAATACAGCAGCAACAACCCGGATGCGCTGCCCGGCTCCATTTCCACCGACACCCGCGCCTTCGACGGCCAGGACAACCTGCCCTACGCCATCCTCTCCTCGATTCAGCAGCTGCAGTCCACCAGCCTCGATGGCCCGCCCTGGAGCAGTCACTACGACGGAGCCATGCCCTTCCAGGCCGGGGTGTATTTCCCGGATGCGATCCCGGCGAACTTCAATCCCGCCAAGGAACTCATCCCCCAGCAGGATGGCCTGATCAGCAGCGCGATCGCCACCCTGCAGGACACGCCAGACGATGTGCTCCTCGACCTGCGCAGCCTCGAGCCCTTTCAACAACTCACCGTTGATGTGAACGCAAGTCGTGAGGCGGATTTTCAATCTCAGGTGGGGTTCTATGTGGTGCAGGATGCGGAAGGCGCTGTCGTCGATCCCCTCAGCGGCGCCCTGATCCGCCCTGGCGATGCCGGCTATCAACAGGCGGCCCTCTCCCCCCGCAACAGCGTGACGCCGCTGCAGGGACTGGAGGCCGAAGACGATGGCTCCAGCGACCGGCAGGACACCCTGCAGGGAGGCGCACTGATCGCCCCAGTGGTGGAAGTGCTGGAACCTGGCCAAGAGGCGATCTACTTCGCCTTCGCCGCCGCCAATGCCGATGGGTTCAACCATTTCAGGCGCCTCGGCAGCAACCGGATCGGCATGGAGGATCTACCCGGCGGTGGCGATCAGGACTTCAACGACCTGACGATGACGTTCTCATTCTTCGACGTCCGTTGA
- the pheS gene encoding phenylalanine--tRNA ligase subunit alpha, translated as MSATVSLQQLTDQLEALEADAAAAIASAADAEALEQLRVGLLGKKGRLSCVLGAMGKLPGDERPLVGQRANVLKTQVQELLSQRLQAVKSAAMEARIAAETLDVTAAASGTPVGHRHPLITTTEEIVDLFCGLGYQVAEGPEVESDHYNFTALNIPADHPARDMQDTFYLQDNLLLRTHTSPVQIRHLEQTPPPVRIVAPGRVYRRDAVDATHSPVFHQVEVLALDEGLDFSHLRGTVMAFLKAFFGDLPVRFRASYFPFTEPSAEVDVQWRGRWLEVMGCGMVDPAVLEGLGLDPDRWSGFAAGLGVERFCMVRHGIDDIRRLYTSDLRFLEQF; from the coding sequence GTGAGCGCCACCGTGTCTCTTCAGCAGCTCACCGACCAGTTGGAGGCCCTCGAAGCCGACGCTGCCGCAGCGATTGCCAGCGCCGCCGATGCCGAGGCGCTGGAGCAGTTGCGGGTGGGGTTGCTCGGCAAGAAAGGCCGCCTCTCCTGTGTGCTCGGCGCCATGGGCAAGCTGCCGGGCGATGAACGGCCCCTGGTGGGGCAGCGGGCCAATGTGTTGAAAACCCAGGTCCAGGAGCTGCTCAGTCAACGACTGCAGGCGGTGAAAAGCGCGGCGATGGAGGCCCGGATCGCTGCCGAAACCCTGGATGTCACGGCAGCGGCCAGTGGCACCCCCGTGGGGCATCGCCACCCTCTGATCACCACCACCGAGGAGATCGTTGATCTGTTCTGCGGCCTGGGCTATCAGGTGGCGGAGGGCCCGGAGGTCGAGAGCGACCACTACAACTTCACGGCCCTCAACATCCCTGCGGATCACCCGGCCCGTGACATGCAGGACACCTTTTATCTCCAGGACAACCTGCTGCTGCGCACCCACACCTCACCGGTGCAGATCCGTCACCTGGAGCAGACTCCGCCCCCCGTGCGCATCGTGGCGCCCGGTCGGGTGTATCGCCGCGATGCCGTCGATGCCACCCACTCGCCGGTGTTCCACCAGGTGGAGGTGCTGGCGCTTGATGAGGGCCTGGATTTCAGCCATCTGCGCGGCACGGTGATGGCCTTTCTCAAGGCCTTCTTCGGCGATCTGCCGGTGCGTTTCCGCGCCAGCTACTTCCCCTTCACCGAACCGTCTGCGGAGGTGGATGTGCAGTGGCGCGGGCGCTGGCTGGAGGTGATGGGCTGCGGCATGGTCGATCCGGCGGTGCTGGAGGGGCTGGGTCTGGATCCCGATCGCTGGAGCGGCTTCGCGGCCGGTTTGGGCGTGGAGCGCTTCTGCATGGTGCGCCACGGCATTGATGACATTCGCCGCCTCTACACGAGCGATCTGCGCTTCCTCGAGCAGTTCTGA
- a CDS encoding NAD(+) kinase, whose product MPRVGLIVNDGKPLAVDTAQTIQARLERCGHEVVRASSAGGMVGFANPDQHLRLLGYNACVPEGFDPSMALAIVLGGDGTVLSASRQTAPVGVPILTINTGHLGFLAEAYLGDLDRALEQVLTQQWTIEERASLVVSVMRGDQRRWEALCLNEMALHREPLTSMCHFEIAIGRHAPVDISADGVILSTPTGSTAYALSAGGPVITPDCPVLQLTPIAPHSLASRALVFSDREPVTVFPATPERLMMVVDGSAGCYVWPEDRVLIRRSDHPVRFVRLSDHEFFQVLRNKLGWGLPHVAKPDRP is encoded by the coding sequence GTGCCCCGGGTCGGACTGATCGTCAATGACGGCAAGCCGCTGGCGGTCGACACCGCCCAGACGATCCAGGCCCGTCTTGAACGCTGTGGCCATGAGGTGGTGCGCGCCAGCAGCGCCGGTGGCATGGTGGGATTTGCCAATCCCGACCAGCACCTGCGCCTGTTGGGCTACAACGCCTGCGTGCCGGAGGGGTTTGATCCCAGCATGGCTCTGGCGATCGTGCTCGGCGGTGATGGCACGGTGCTTTCGGCGTCGCGCCAGACGGCACCGGTGGGGGTGCCGATTCTCACGATCAACACCGGCCATCTGGGCTTTCTGGCTGAGGCCTATCTGGGTGATCTGGATCGGGCCCTGGAGCAGGTGCTCACCCAGCAATGGACGATCGAGGAGCGCGCCAGTTTGGTGGTGAGCGTGATGCGGGGTGATCAGCGTCGCTGGGAAGCGCTCTGCCTCAATGAGATGGCCTTGCATCGCGAGCCCCTCACCAGCATGTGCCATTTCGAGATCGCGATCGGTCGCCATGCCCCGGTCGATATCTCCGCTGATGGCGTGATCCTCTCCACACCCACCGGTTCCACCGCCTATGCCCTCAGTGCGGGCGGCCCGGTGATCACGCCCGATTGCCCGGTGCTGCAGCTGACGCCGATTGCGCCCCATTCCCTGGCGTCCAGGGCCCTGGTGTTCAGCGACCGCGAGCCGGTCACCGTGTTTCCCGCCACGCCGGAACGCTTGATGATGGTGGTGGATGGCAGTGCCGGTTGTTACGTGTGGCCGGAAGATCGGGTGCTGATCCGGCGCAGTGACCACCCCGTGCGCTTTGTGCGCCTCTCAGACCATGAGTTTTTCCAGGTGCTGCGCAACAAGCTGGGTTGGGGCTTGCCCCATGTCGCCAAACCGGATCGGCCATGA
- the surE gene encoding 5'/3'-nucleotidase SurE translates to MSPLRILISNDDGVFAAGIRALAAAAASRGHSVTVVCPDQERSATGHGLTLQTPIRAERADELFEHDITAWACSGTPADCMKLALFELLDNPPDLVLSGINHGPNLGTDVFCSGTVAAAMEGTLEGLPAMAISSACFQWRDFTGAGELALAVAEAALADGWPDQLLLNLNIPPCHPEAMGALRWTRLSIRRYDEQFSPRVDPRGRSYYWLAGEAVDDLESGGDGPRDWPTDVAQIQANAPSLTPIQPELFWRGGLSSLPRLQLADQLVR, encoded by the coding sequence ATGTCCCCGCTGCGGATCCTGATCAGCAATGACGACGGCGTCTTCGCAGCGGGCATTCGCGCTCTGGCCGCCGCGGCGGCCAGTCGCGGCCACAGCGTCACCGTGGTCTGTCCCGACCAGGAGCGCTCCGCCACCGGCCACGGCCTCACCCTGCAGACGCCGATTCGGGCGGAACGGGCCGATGAACTGTTTGAGCACGACATCACCGCCTGGGCCTGCAGCGGCACCCCCGCCGACTGCATGAAACTGGCCCTGTTCGAATTACTCGACAATCCGCCCGATCTGGTGCTGTCGGGAATCAACCACGGGCCCAACCTGGGCACGGATGTGTTCTGCTCCGGCACCGTGGCCGCCGCCATGGAGGGCACCCTGGAAGGACTGCCGGCGATGGCGATCAGCAGCGCCTGCTTCCAGTGGCGTGATTTCACGGGTGCCGGAGAGCTGGCCCTGGCGGTGGCCGAGGCCGCCCTCGCCGATGGCTGGCCAGACCAACTGCTGCTGAATCTCAACATCCCCCCCTGCCATCCGGAGGCGATGGGAGCGCTGCGCTGGACCCGGCTCTCGATCCGGCGCTACGACGAGCAGTTCAGCCCCCGCGTCGATCCCCGCGGCCGCTCCTATTACTGGCTGGCCGGTGAAGCGGTGGACGATCTGGAATCCGGCGGCGACGGCCCCCGCGACTGGCCCACCGATGTGGCCCAGATTCAGGCCAATGCTCCGTCATTGACGCCGATCCAGCCGGAACTGTTCTGGCGTGGTGGCCTGAGCAGCCTGCCCCGGTTGCAACTGGCCGATCAGCTGGTGCGCTGA